From the genome of Bacteroidota bacterium:
AGGAAATACGATTGATTCAAGACTGGACAGCCGCTTTGGCCGTTGCTCCTTTTTTGTCATTTACAATACCGACAGCAAGTCTGTAGAATTTATCCCCAATCCCAACAAAGACAACCTGGAAGGGGCTGGTCCTGCTTCGGTTCAACTGGTGGCTTCACTGGGAGTAAAGCTGGTGGTTTCTGGAGAATTCGGGGCAAAGGTCAAATCAGTTTTCGACAGTCTGCAAATTCAGCTGGTTATGATTCCCGATGAAAACAAAACCATAGTTACCATCATGGAAATGCTTGATCATAAGAATGAATAATAATTTATGTAACTAAAATATTCTGAGATGATTGAAGGCTATTACACACTAAG
Proteins encoded in this window:
- a CDS encoding NifB/NifX family molybdenum-iron cluster-binding protein → MKVAITSTGNTIDSRLDSRFGRCSFFVIYNTDSKSVEFIPNPNKDNLEGAGPASVQLVASLGVKLVVSGEFGAKVKSVFDSLQIQLVMIPDENKTIVTIMEMLDHKNE